One window of the Candidatus Jettenia sp. genome contains the following:
- the murD gene encoding UDP-N-acetylmuramoyl-L-alanine--D-glutamate ligase translates to MGLGSFGGGVGVAQFLAKQGALVTITDLRNTPELSSSIKQLEGLPISYKLGGHYEEDFINTDMVIVNPAVPDNSKFLQIARNNQVPLHTEINIFFSLCPAPVIGITGSNGKSTTTALLGKVLQQTSRTTWIGGNIGRSLLTNLEEIKPQEIVVLELSSFQLKELSGIKKSPHISIVTNISPNHLDRHTDMDDYIQAKKTIITYQKPEDYTILNYDDPELRRWEQECKSHVLWYSTRQRIKNGAWIKDGSIVLSIHGQERVIVCTSRIKIPGNHNLQNILAASCAAHLAGAHEQHMERIATNFGGLEHRLEFVREIHGVRYYNDSKATTPESAIAAMRAFQEPIILIAGGIDKGSNFEKFAETCIQQTKAIVLIGKMAHKIQELILQKTDGEKKPSICISNTFREAFQQAHGIAKTGEIVLLSPACASYDMFLNYEERGKQFKNMVQAL, encoded by the coding sequence ATGGGATTAGGTTCCTTTGGTGGCGGTGTAGGCGTAGCTCAATTTCTTGCAAAACAAGGCGCTCTCGTTACGATAACTGATTTAAGGAATACACCAGAACTTTCTTCATCCATAAAACAGCTTGAAGGACTCCCTATTTCGTATAAACTCGGAGGACATTACGAAGAAGATTTCATCAATACAGATATGGTTATTGTTAATCCCGCGGTGCCAGATAATTCAAAATTTCTACAAATTGCAAGAAATAACCAGGTACCATTACATACCGAAATAAACATTTTTTTCTCCTTATGCCCTGCCCCTGTTATCGGTATTACCGGCAGCAACGGGAAATCAACTACAACCGCTCTTCTTGGTAAAGTACTCCAGCAAACCTCTCGTACAACATGGATCGGGGGAAATATCGGAAGGTCTTTGCTGACAAACCTTGAAGAGATAAAACCTCAGGAGATTGTAGTCCTTGAACTCTCCAGTTTTCAACTGAAAGAACTATCGGGTATCAAAAAAAGTCCACACATTTCCATTGTAACCAACATATCTCCCAATCATCTTGACAGACACACAGATATGGATGATTATATTCAAGCGAAAAAAACTATTATCACCTATCAAAAACCGGAGGATTACACTATTCTTAACTATGATGATCCCGAGTTAAGAAGATGGGAGCAAGAGTGCAAAAGCCATGTTTTATGGTATAGTACAAGGCAAAGAATAAAAAACGGTGCATGGATAAAAGATGGTAGTATTGTATTATCTATCCATGGCCAGGAAAGAGTGATAGTATGCACATCCAGAATCAAGATACCAGGAAATCATAATCTTCAGAATATTTTGGCGGCCTCTTGTGCCGCACACCTGGCTGGCGCCCATGAGCAACACATGGAAAGAATCGCGACAAACTTTGGCGGATTGGAGCACCGTCTGGAATTTGTGCGGGAAATACATGGTGTACGGTATTACAACGACTCCAAGGCCACTACACCAGAATCGGCGATTGCCGCTATGAGAGCCTTTCAGGAACCGATAATACTTATTGCCGGCGGAATTGATAAGGGTAGTAATTTTGAAAAATTTGCTGAAACCTGCATACAACAGACTAAAGCTATTGTTCTGATCGGAAAAATGGCACATAAAATACAAGAGCTTATCCTGCAAAAAACAGACGGAGAGAAAAAGCCCTCAATATGCATATCAAACACCTTCAGAGAGGCATTTCAACAAGCTCATGGTATCGCAAAAACAGGAGAAATTGTACTGCTCTCCCCTGCTTGTGCCAGTTATGATATGTTTCTGAATTATGAAGAACGAGGGAAGCAATTTAAGAATATGGTGCAGGCTTTATGA
- a CDS encoding DUF1972 domain-containing protein, which translates to MKVAILGTRGIPAKYGGFETFAEELAVRLARQGIDVTVYCKADNNQQPGTYKGVHLVYIPSFHLGPLTTIWFDFLCLWHARNKFDIVYMLGYGASIVCFIPRLWGNQVWLNMDGIEWARSKWGTFAKLWFKCMETVAMYMPNQLIADANGIKEHLQLRHKHMPPCSVIPYGAYVSEVSPPVDLLREWKLYAKAYYLVVCRLEPENSVLEVIEGFIASGSSYPLVIVGDHTTRTPYVECLLRLKDDRIRFIGTVYDKLKLQALRSHSLAYFHGHTAGGTNPSLLEALGCGNIVIAHDNRFNREVAGDIALYFTSPHDIPSIIKKIELYSSHEQEDIADKAKRRVQSKYNWDDITAKYMRLIADESNFSIPDYTGNRK; encoded by the coding sequence TTGAAAGTAGCTATTCTTGGAACTCGGGGTATACCAGCCAAATACGGTGGCTTTGAGACATTTGCGGAAGAATTGGCTGTCCGTCTTGCCCGGCAAGGTATTGATGTAACGGTTTATTGTAAGGCAGACAATAACCAACAGCCAGGTACTTATAAAGGTGTTCATTTGGTATATATTCCTTCCTTTCATTTAGGTCCTCTTACTACTATTTGGTTTGATTTTCTTTGCCTTTGGCATGCCCGAAATAAGTTCGACATAGTTTATATGTTAGGCTATGGTGCAAGCATAGTATGTTTTATTCCGCGTTTATGGGGAAATCAGGTTTGGTTAAACATGGATGGTATTGAATGGGCTCGCTCCAAATGGGGCACTTTTGCTAAACTATGGTTCAAGTGTATGGAGACTGTTGCTATGTATATGCCAAACCAGCTTATTGCCGATGCCAATGGTATTAAGGAGCATTTACAATTACGGCATAAACATATGCCACCATGTTCAGTTATTCCATACGGCGCCTATGTGTCTGAAGTTTCTCCTCCTGTTGATTTATTACGGGAGTGGAAACTGTATGCTAAGGCATATTATCTGGTGGTATGCAGATTAGAGCCAGAAAATAGCGTGTTAGAAGTAATAGAGGGATTTATCGCTTCTGGTAGCTCTTATCCTCTTGTCATTGTCGGAGACCATACAACAAGAACACCGTATGTGGAGTGTTTATTAAGGTTAAAAGATGATCGTATTCGTTTTATTGGTACTGTCTATGATAAATTAAAACTGCAGGCACTCCGCTCCCATTCATTAGCTTATTTTCATGGCCATACAGCGGGCGGGACAAATCCATCCTTACTTGAAGCTCTTGGTTGCGGAAATATTGTGATTGCGCATGATAATCGATTTAACCGGGAAGTAGCGGGTGACATTGCATTGTACTTTACTAGTCCACATGATATTCCTAGTATTATAAAAAAAATTGAACTATATTCATCTCATGAACAGGAAGATATCGCAGATAAAGCAAAAAGACGTGTTCAATCAAAATACAATTGGGATGATATAACGGCTAAATATATGAGACTTATTGCTGATGAGTCAAATTTTAGCATACCTGACTACACGGGAAATAGAAAGTAG
- a CDS encoding 2-oxoacid:acceptor oxidoreductase family protein, whose translation MEVADTLIIMNQPSYQKFKGMLKHDGLLILNSSMSKSDNLPHVKTYNVPATEIASKLGSVLVSNIVMLGAYIAIKKLFSTDHVLDQLRIMLKQKKGELFLINKQAFESGMQVIESLL comes from the coding sequence ATCGAGGTTGCTGATACCCTTATTATAATGAATCAGCCTTCGTATCAAAAATTTAAGGGTATGCTGAAGCATGATGGGTTGCTTATTTTAAATTCTTCCATGAGCAAATCAGATAATCTTCCTCATGTAAAAACATACAATGTGCCAGCAACAGAGATTGCCAGCAAGCTGGGAAGTGTGCTTGTTTCCAATATCGTTATGTTAGGCGCCTATATAGCAATTAAAAAGTTATTTTCTACCGATCATGTTTTAGACCAATTGCGGATAATGTTAAAACAGAAAAAAGGGGAATTATTTCTTATCAATAAACAAGCCTTTGAGAGCGGTATGCAAGTGATAGAATCTCTCTTATAA
- a CDS encoding 2-oxoacid:acceptor oxidoreductase family protein, translating into MTEKIILAGFGGQGMMLLGKLLAQTAMTDDKYVTYFPSYGTEVRGGRLYITLLFQPKKSFLHLSRLLIPLL; encoded by the coding sequence ATGACGGAAAAGATAATCTTAGCCGGTTTTGGCGGACAGGGAATGATGCTGTTAGGTAAGTTGCTTGCCCAGACGGCTATGACCGATGACAAATATGTTACTTATTTTCCCTCCTACGGTACCGAGGTAAGAGGGGGACGGCTGTATATCACCTTATTATTTCAACCGAAGAAATCTTTTCTCCACTTATCGAGGTTGCTGATACCCTTATTATAA
- a CDS encoding thiamine pyrophosphate-dependent enzyme, translated as MQLIYEKPKALTETPTHFCPGCGHGIVLRLIAEIIDAWDIRSKTIGLAPVGCSVLAYNYLDIDMCEAAHGRPPAVATGIKRVHPDHIVFAYQGDGDLAAIGTAEIIHAANRGENITFIFVNNAVYGMTSGQMAPTTLIGQKTITTPSGRDAMNYGYPIRVCELLAVLDGSSYLERVSISSPENIRKTKKALEKGFKTQMEKRGFSLIEVLSPCPIYWRMDANEAMKYIDEEMSLTFPLGVVKDWERKN; from the coding sequence ATGCAACTAATATATGAAAAACCAAAGGCGCTTACAGAAACACCAACACATTTTTGCCCGGGTTGCGGTCATGGAATTGTGCTGAGGCTGATTGCAGAGATTATTGATGCATGGGATATTCGAAGTAAAACGATTGGGCTAGCTCCGGTAGGATGTTCCGTTCTTGCTTATAATTATCTTGATATCGACATGTGCGAAGCTGCTCATGGCCGCCCGCCTGCTGTAGCTACCGGTATCAAAAGAGTTCATCCGGACCACATTGTGTTTGCTTACCAGGGGGACGGCGACCTGGCAGCAATCGGGACAGCAGAAATTATTCATGCTGCCAACAGAGGAGAGAATATTACCTTTATCTTTGTTAATAACGCTGTTTATGGCATGACAAGCGGGCAGATGGCTCCAACAACCTTAATCGGGCAGAAAACCATCACCACGCCTTCGGGCCGTGATGCGATGAATTATGGATATCCCATCCGTGTATGTGAATTACTGGCTGTTCTTGATGGTAGTAGTTACCTGGAGAGAGTCAGTATATCTTCTCCGGAAAATATTCGAAAGACAAAGAAGGCTCTTGAGAAGGGTTTTAAAACTCAGATGGAAAAGCGAGGGTTTTCTCTCATAGAGGTTCTTTCCCCCTGTCCAATTTACTGGAGAATGGATGCTAATGAAGCAATGAAATATATTGATGAAGAGATGTCTCTTACCTTCCCCCTGGGAGTGGTGAAAGATTGGGAGCGCAAAAATTAA
- a CDS encoding 3-methyl-2-oxobutanoate dehydrogenase subunit VorB yields the protein MKRLLTGNEAAAEIAIQAGCRYYYGYPITPQNELINYMAVRMPQVGGTFIQAESEIAAINMVYGSAAAGARTMTSSSSPGISLKQEAISYLAGSELPCVIVNIQRGGPGLGDISASQADYFQAVKGGGHGDYHVIVLAPASVQEMADLVYDAFDLADKYRNPVLILGDAQIGQLMEPVEFHRKPKKDFPPKDWALTGAEGRKRNIVKSFYPIKGQLEEFNAHLQRKYRTIEEHEVRYEAIDVDEADVVLIAYGTSARICKEVIRKSSQLEFNVGLIRPITLWPFPKECIRTVSEKVQCILTVEMSAGQMVEDVKLAVEGRCPVHFYGRTGGGVPTSLEVVKKLADIISDSHSVSVASH from the coding sequence ATGAAGCGGTTATTAACGGGAAATGAGGCTGCTGCCGAGATTGCCATACAAGCTGGTTGTAGATACTATTACGGATATCCTATTACTCCCCAGAATGAGCTTATTAACTATATGGCAGTAAGAATGCCTCAGGTTGGTGGCACCTTTATTCAGGCTGAAAGTGAGATTGCAGCAATTAATATGGTTTACGGGAGTGCAGCGGCAGGCGCTCGGACAATGACCTCTTCTTCGAGTCCTGGAATAAGTTTGAAACAAGAAGCAATTTCCTATTTGGCCGGAAGTGAACTTCCCTGTGTAATTGTTAATATACAAAGGGGTGGACCAGGATTAGGTGATATTTCAGCATCTCAGGCTGACTACTTTCAGGCGGTAAAAGGCGGAGGGCATGGCGACTATCATGTTATAGTGCTTGCGCCAGCCTCTGTTCAGGAAATGGCAGATCTTGTTTATGATGCTTTTGATTTAGCTGATAAATACCGGAATCCTGTTTTGATCCTGGGAGATGCGCAGATAGGCCAACTTATGGAACCGGTAGAATTTCATAGAAAGCCGAAGAAAGATTTTCCACCAAAAGATTGGGCACTGACAGGCGCTGAAGGGAGAAAGAGGAATATTGTAAAGTCCTTCTATCCTATTAAGGGTCAATTGGAAGAGTTCAATGCCCACCTGCAGAGGAAATATAGGACAATTGAAGAACATGAAGTCCGTTATGAGGCCATTGATGTTGATGAGGCTGATGTTGTTCTCATCGCTTATGGTACCTCTGCGCGTATATGTAAAGAGGTTATCAGGAAAAGCAGTCAACTTGAATTTAACGTAGGTTTGATACGTCCCATTACCTTATGGCCGTTTCCAAAGGAGTGTATCAGAACGGTATCAGAAAAAGTGCAGTGTATTTTGACGGTGGAGATGAGTGCGGGGCAGATGGTTGAGGATGTAAAGCTGGCAGTTGAGGGTAGATGTCCAGTTCATTTTTATGGAAGAACCGGCGGTGGAGTACCTACATCTTTGGAAGTGGTGAAGAAATTAGCAGACATCATATCGGATAGCCACTCAGTCTCTGTGGCATCACATTAA
- a CDS encoding tungsten formylmethanofuran dehydrogenase, which translates to MAVIKIKENYCKGCLLCLPVCHNKSLVVSTTINEQGLHPVVFKEGGVCDGCKKCAIMCPDVAIEIYT; encoded by the coding sequence ATGGCCGTAATTAAAATAAAAGAAAATTATTGTAAAGGGTGTCTTCTTTGTCTACCGGTATGCCATAATAAGTCATTAGTGGTATCAACCACGATAAATGAACAAGGATTGCATCCCGTAGTATTTAAAGAAGGTGGTGTGTGTGACGGCTGTAAGAAATGCGCAATCATGTGTCCTGATGTAGCGATAGAGATTTATACCTGA
- a CDS encoding NAD(+)/NADH kinase, translating to MPFKRMKKILVLGDLSRKKIYDSIYGLKPWLEKYVGIEIIDLSKEKKFERVGAEIAIVFGGDGAILSTCRALGRDQIPIIGVHMGRFGFLAELMEKDVFMSLEKIFTGDYLIRKRMLLLCHVERSGKILNESTGINDAVISRSSLSRLISIKLNINGECVATYRADGLIVSTPLGSTAHSLSAGGPLLTPDLNAFIIVPICPHTLTNRPLVVSGNVKIEMELLSQLSGTGFTVDGQVFTELEVGDKIKIERSAIEVQMIDTGTRTFYGVLREKLNWGGHPNYGRN from the coding sequence TTGCCGTTTAAGCGAATGAAAAAGATTTTAGTTTTAGGCGATTTAAGCAGAAAAAAGATTTATGATTCTATTTACGGATTAAAGCCGTGGCTTGAGAAGTATGTAGGTATTGAAATTATTGATCTGTCTAAAGAAAAAAAATTTGAGAGAGTTGGAGCAGAAATTGCTATAGTATTTGGTGGCGATGGCGCAATCCTTTCTACCTGTAGAGCCCTCGGAAGGGATCAAATACCAATTATTGGTGTGCATATGGGAAGATTTGGCTTTCTGGCAGAGCTTATGGAAAAGGATGTGTTCATGTCCTTAGAAAAGATATTTACGGGAGATTATCTGATACGAAAGAGAATGCTGCTCTTATGCCATGTTGAACGTTCAGGTAAAATACTGAATGAATCCACGGGTATTAATGATGCGGTAATTTCCCGCTCATCCTTATCAAGGTTGATTTCTATTAAGTTGAATATTAACGGAGAATGTGTAGCAACGTACCGGGCTGATGGTTTAATTGTATCAACCCCTTTAGGTTCAACAGCACATTCCTTGTCTGCAGGAGGACCGCTTCTTACCCCTGATTTAAACGCATTTATTATTGTGCCTATATGTCCTCACACCCTCACAAACCGGCCGTTAGTTGTTTCAGGCAATGTGAAAATAGAAATGGAGCTTTTATCACAATTGAGCGGTACCGGTTTTACCGTAGATGGACAGGTTTTTACAGAATTAGAGGTAGGTGATAAAATAAAGATCGAGCGATCTGCTATTGAAGTCCAAATGATCGATACAGGGACAAGGACATTTTATGGCGTGTTGCGCGAAAAATTAAACTGGGGTGGACATCCGAATTATGGCCGTAATTAA